GCTTCAGCTGGAACAAGATCTGGTGGAAGAAGTTTGTGCCCGAGATTGGCTGGTTGACCCTCATCAGCCTTCCTGTCGTCACACCTTTCAGACTGGGATACTACTCAGGCGCAGTGATCCAGCAGTCGCTGACGTCAATCACACAGAAGGGCTGGGCTCAGGCCTTGTCAGTCGGCTTGTTTACTATGGGTCTCAGCATGGAAGTCTTGGCCGATTGGCAGTTGGACCGATTCAAGATGGGCAAGGGAATTGGAATTGGCCCTGGCACCAGGAGCCGAGCGGGTAGTctggagaaagaaaatggAAATGGCGTCAAGTTTACCCAGCCAGGTTGGACTGTCGAGACAGGAGTGAATGGACGCAGAGTTTCCATCagcagagagagggagaacCGTGAAGAGAAGATTTGCAAggaaggggtttggggtATTGTGAGACATCCCAAGTAAGTGCCAACCCACTGTCACCACTACCTTCTCATACTGACTTTGTTGGTGCTCACAGCTATCTCGGCGACGCCCTCGTCCACCTGTCGTTTCCACTCATGCTCTATGCGTCCGACCTCCTCACTCCGATCGCCATGCTTGGCCCTCTGGCGAACTACCTCTACCTTCGATGTGTCGGCGGCGACAAGACCGACGAGTACACGCGAACCAGACGATACTCATCTGAGGACGTCAGCAAGAAGATCGAGTTCGACCGCTACCGTCGAGAGCGAAACAGCTTCTGGCCGGACAAGGGCCAGATTCACAATAAGTGGACATGGATCGTGGTCGGCTGTGGCGTGGCGGGCGCACTGATCGAGAGACTAATCATGGGTGTTGTTTGACTTCAGGCTTTGTGCCAGTCATGGTGTTCAGGCGGTCTCGAGGCAACAATCTTCACTGCGAATTCGGGCAGCAGCATTTTCAGGCGTTGAGGCTTGGATTATTGGCGTACGGCATCTTTCATCATTCGCAAATATTCTcattatcctcctcctccggcgaCCCCTTTTGACTTGGTTCCGTAGACCATCCTCGGGCCACCTCAAGCCTTGGTTACGTCCACCGTCCTGGTCGATCTCAACCGTTGGTCAGACTATGTCATTGCCAATGTTCCAGGCTGCTCTCTGGTTGGCGACCACCACGACACTTTGCCTCGAGACCTACGGCAGCTCTTTCACCGACATTACCACTTCCATATCACCATCGCTGTTGGCATCGTTACCGTGCAGCTGCTACAAAATTTGCCTTGTCATGTGTATCAAGTGCCTCTCTGTCGCCGCCACGTGCTCCTTCCTCCGCTAGGCAGAACCTGTACTACCTAGTCCGACATTGTCCCAGAAGGTAGCCCCGACAGCTTGGCTAGGCCACGCCTGTTCACAAAGTCGATGGGACTAAACACGCTCAGCCCCAGCCCAAGCCATTCCAGCCATCGACTCTGTCGTGAACCCACACTGCCGTCTAGAATGGCACTTGCTACAACGACAAGGAGCCTCAGAAGGCACGGCACACTCAGCTCGTGCGTAGCAACCATGCCGTTTGCCATCAACAATCTCGAATCTCTCTGTCGGCAGTCAAGAAGTCAGAAGTCCAAGCTATGTTGATCGGCCTTGTCAATGTTTGGTGGACGGGTGGACTTCCAGGCTTGTTTGTCCGGCAGGCTTgtcccccccccaatcctGTCCCCAGCCATATCCCATGTCAAGGCCAATTATGACAACCGTCACGGAAGGCGCCACTTCGAAGGTTAACCCGAGCCTTTGCGCTTTCTGTTAGACATTTTTGTCGCTTTCTGATGAGATTCAAGGCCTCGAGTGACCGGACCGGGCGATACTTGCTCAGTCGCTGTCGCCCTGAATATGTCAAACAGTAGCTGCCAGAAGGACTTCTGGCTGCTTGTGTCCAGTGTTTTTGCTTCCCAACCGAGCTTGTCGGTCGCGACCAAGTGCTGGAACACGACAGATGCGGCCAGATGAGACACAGAACCTGCTTCTtgcctccccttcacctcggCTTCGACAACTTTGGTTCTTTTATCTGCTCAATGACAGCACAGGGATAGTCATTACTTCGCCACCGCCAGGGCAGCACAATATACTTTTGCAGCAGCGTATCGTACTACAGATTTACCGGCCTGTTTTCAAGTTCATGCCTTGCTTCAGCACCCACGCAGCAATTACAGGGCACAGTCGAGCAATCACTGTTCAGGCTGACCCCACCAGCGCAGTATTAGTGCCATGAATGATTATCTGAATTCCTTCGCTTTCCATCTGTTGGTCTTTGCGAAGGGTCCCTCACAACGGACGTGACCGCTGCCCAAACCGCCCTTCACCACTGGCGCCTGAGCTATCCAACAGCTGCAGCAATGCTGGCTCCTGTGGTATATATGTTACAGTGTCGGTACCACCACGGTGTCGACAACAGGACCATTTCGAAGGTCCTCACAGCCAGTACGCCTGCGGACATTTTCTACTCCTCTTCATTATTCGAGATGTATCCTTACCGACCCACTCACATCTACCGCTCCCAGGTGGTACAAGGCAAGCTAACGGCCCCATGGGCGCCAACGTTCGACACGAGCTGAAGTTGGCCGTGGCTTGTCACCAGGGTAGCTAAGAAAATGagttgagatgagatgaccCTCATCTTATCACCCCATGGATCCAGGCCTTCGGCTCATCCCACGGTCTCGTCTTATAGAGGAGATAAAACCGTCTTATCTCATCTAGCCACCCTGCTTATCACGGCTACATTTCCGTCGCGAAATCATGTTTCAGAACCACTGGAGTGCCGCGGGCGGCAGAGGGTCGCCGGCTTCATGCTATGGTATTGCGCGAGCTGCTCCCCCTCACGGACACAGCCGTCCGACTTTTGCTTTCGTGCTTGCCCGCGCCCAGAATCAACGGCGTGACTGGGGCCTTCAGTGGGTGGTAAAGCGACTCGTCACCCCCGCTGGctcaacaccagccacaaccaCTCGCCAGACCCGAGGATTTCGCCGGTACTATCCgacccatccaacccagcaTCACCCCCCACACGTGAACAGTGGCGGTCATCCAGCTCGATCTTAACGGGCCAGGTCGTCGTCCCACCGGCTCTCGCATATCCGTGTCCAGCCGTGGCTTGTTGGGACGACAAGGGACGAAATGCTTGCAGGATGTCAACACCAAGGGCATCATGTGCCGTGGGGAGAGGCAGCTCAAAGAGAAATGTAACGCGCGCGGGGGCGAGTTGGAATAGGGCAAGGACATGGCGTTCCGGTAATGTGATTTGGAGGATAGGTGTTTTGGGTacggtggaggtgttggtaaGGTAAATAGGACAGTGTATGGTGTATTTTATGGGCATTGCATTGGGTTTGCATTATGGTCTTTCGATCCTCTGTACTATGTTCATTTTATCTCTTATTGTTTTTCATTTTATATCTTGTATTCCTTTTCACTTTTACCTATTTTACTCTTACATGTATTTAGTATATACTTTTCTCATTGCTATAGTATAAGTAGGGTGTATCAATGTTGGGAACAAAGAGGACGGGGCTGGGCTCCAAAGGAGCATGGATAAACcaatggaaagggggggggggggaggaagatccCCAAGGAGCGTGGACGAACCAGGGGAGTTGGAACTGCTCACTTTTGTATTCACATTATTTCTGTTGCACGTTTTGTACCATAGAATGGACAGGATGGAAGAACACTATCTTTGGAACTTGGTCTGCTTGTTTGCATCAATGTCTAGGTGTGGCATGCCCTTGGCGAGTTGTCTTTTGTGACAGCGGTGTAAATCTCCGGGAGTGAACAATGACTGGTGTCTAGTAGTGCCAGTGGCTTGAGTCTGTCTGAGCTATCATATCCCCACTCAAGGTCGAGATTGGTTTGTATTCTGACTTGGTCTTAAGGGAAAATGCAGCACTCCGGTTCCAGACAGCAGTTCGGGAGTGGAATCACCACAACAAAATCATCCACCTGAGTACCTTGCGCAAGGGGTGTTTATTTCTACCTACTGATAACCTAATCTCCAAACTGCGTGTGCTGTCAGAGAGTGAAGGACAAAAAGACAACATCCAGAGAACTGAACAAAACAGAAGTCTAGAATATGTAACAAATGAAAATTGTAACGAGTGGCTGAAGTTTGTGTTCCACCATACCTAGCTACCTctacccaacccaccacGCCTCCATTTAACGCCTCCTAGTTCGTGGCTTCACTGGCGTTTCTTCACAACGCCATGATTAAAGTCAAATTTCTGTATTACCTGTCAGCAACAATGAATGCTCAAACGAGTCAAGGAAGGATAATACTCACAACAAGCAGACTGATTCCGAATATCGAAAACAAACTGTTCCGCAGTCAACGAACCCCCACCCGCATTCTCCGGCTGCAGGCTCAAGTCCCCAAACACAGTAAAATTGACCAAGCTGTTCtgcgggttggggggagtGAGCCGATAGCTAATGCTGTCCCGGAGAACGTAAGGCTCCGCCGAGCGGGCACCGGTCCACTGCCCGTTGGGGCTGACGTCGGTGATGGCCCCGATGGTGGGCTGGATGGCGTAGTCGCGCGCGGTGAAGAAGGCTGTTATGCCGTTGCTGGGGAGGTAGACCGTCCCGGTTGTCgtgccgagggcggtgccggcTGTGCACTGCCCCACCGGGAAGCTGActtggagggtggtggtgcaggaCTCCTCGCGGGggccggaggggagggtgacgcCGTAGTTGGGGTAGGTGACTGTGGCGATTTGGTTGGCGTCGTCGTAGAAGATGAACGAGCCTTCGCAGCCTTGGCCGGTTTGGGTCGCGACGCGGGTGAAGACTGCGCGGGGTTGCTGGCGGGCTTCAATGATGGggccggcgagggcggtggtcgcttgaaggaggagggcggaggcggtggtgtacTTCATTTTTGCGATTGTAAAGGGATCTGGTCGGGAAGAAGACTCTTGGAGGTGGTTTTGAgcaggaggtgatggtgatgatgatgatgagtgttGTCTGAGAAGGTGGGCTTTATACTTGTGTTGACTGCTTGAATGTCGGTGAACATCCAAGCCGTTTCTGTATCTTCTGCTAGGCCTTAGTAAGGGCCGCTGGCTCGTGATGCCTTCGCGCCCTTCCATGTCAATGAACACCGGACATCTCGGCCTTGCATCATCAGCCTTGCGCTGTGGCGAAAtgcttggtgctgttgggttCTATCCCACACCCGTACAGGGTACCATTGTTGCTAGGACGATATCCCAGTAACGTGGACCTGGGTCTAGGGTAGCATGACTCGATGAACCATCGAAACacggtgaggatgatgacaaACGCTTCTTTGGGTGTATCTCGGTGTGTGTCAAGGTATCTCAGCTAGGTCGTGATCTCGGTCCTGCGAAAACCCATGACAACAAAAGCCTATAGACATGGTCAGTTGCGTCTCACCAActgcggaggaggtgcaaACCAGGAACAATCTCGTCGTGATCGACGATGAATCGGGATTCGGCAAGCATTTGCGTACAATGCTCACCGACTAGTTGATTCTTCTAGGTCAAACAAGCGAGACCTTCCAATTGAAGAACATTTGCTTATGAAGGAAGGGACCTACTGACCTGGTACCCAATGGTGTGGTCAGAACTCGAAGCGCGTATTGAAGTCAGCGGGCGTTCTCTTGTGTAACACCAAAACACGTCTCGATGTTTGGGACTAAAAGAGGCGCATGCTGATGCTACAGGTCATTTGAACCTCAGTCGGCTTTACCGGGTTCGGTGCGATTCTTGGTCCCAGCCTGAAGAACTGCCAATCGTCAGCTTGATTCCGAGCTTGATGATAGCCTCCATTTTAAGTTGAAACGCGCGGTCAATCGTGCACCCATACGGGTTTCTTACTTGTATCGAGGCACATAGGAAGCACAAGACTGGATACAATATGCCTAGGCGAGTGACCAGTAATGACGCCAACGATCCTTGTTACATTTGATAGCAATAGTATATGTACCGCATATGCGATGGAGTTCCAAGCTTGTAGAGACAGCGAGATCCATGGGATGACAGGGTACGGTACATTCTGTTCAGCTTGCCGCGAGGATAGGTCAGTCCACTGCATGCTCGTCAGTCACTGGTCCACTTATTCGCCGTTCTGATCATTGTAGCCAGAATACATACCCGCTGATGCGCCGCCTCGTTGTAGCCCAGGGGAAATGCCATCATTCTGGGCGTGTGTGATCTGTGGTACCCCTTAGGGGGGATCAGTCAGTGCCCCATGGTGCAAATTAGGGGTGATTTTCCATACCTACAGGTAGCCAGCCAGGAACaagtcctcctctccttgccTTGCATCATCCCACCCTCGATATCGAGTACCTTGCCAAAGCTCAGGCCAGCATGGTCCAAAGCGCCGGTTGATCCTGGTCTTCGTCGCCCGGCGTCATCCCCTCAAGGCTGGTCCAGTCCTCGTTGAAGAGGATATTGGTGAGAAAACAGCGTTTGTTGTAGAGGAACCAGGTACTCGCAGCAAcaatcacccaccaccttgCCATGTCGGGGTCTGCAAGAAATCGGGTTTCGAAGATGGGCATTTTGTTGATGATTGGGCTGGCTATTGTCTGATCAGCGATTGGTAGAGAGCGCAAGGCCCGGGGAAACGCTTACAGCGGGCAAAAGGGGATCTGattcggtggtggtggtggtagtggtggtgatggtggtgatggtgatggtgatggtgatagTGATTGACGGACGAGGAAGTGTGCTTCTAAAAAAGTCCAGGGGAAGGctggtggaaaagggggtggggtgcCTGGTGCTGCGGCCTGTGTAAGAGACTTCGGGGGCCCAGGCCTGAGCACATCTCTTCCCCTCACTCTCAAGAGTTGGCAGGTGTACAGGAGGGTCCTGCCTTTTGGGAATCCGGTAGGGTTAAAAGCCCGGTAGCCTTGCACCATATACCCACGCACAGGTATCACCTTTATGGATTTTTCATGATTCTGCAAAATCGTTTCTTGATCACTTGCTGGCCAACCCTCTAGCGTTCACCAGCGCCACCCTCCGTTTGTGCACGACATCGTTGTTTCGCTGGCAAGCCCTGGGAAGTGCTTGAACACGCTGCTGAAACCCCCGCCAGTCTCGTTCGTGGACGCCGCGGGCGGTAGCCGGT
This window of the Podospora pseudoanserina strain CBS 124.78 chromosome 3, whole genome shotgun sequence genome carries:
- a CDS encoding hypothetical protein (EggNog:ENOG503PYAC): MEGREGITSQRPLLRPSRRYRNGLDVHRHSSSQHKYKAHLLRQHSSSSSPSPPAQNHLQESSSRPDPFTIAKMKYTTASALLLQATTALAGPIIEARQQPRAVFTRVATQTGQGCEGSFIFYDDANQIATVTYPNYGVTLPSGPREESCTTTLQVSFPVGQCTAGTALGTTTGTVYLPSNGITAFFTARDYAIQPTIGAITDVSPNGQWTGARSAEPYVLRDSISYRLTPPNPQNSLVNFTVFGDLSLQPENAGGGSLTAEQFVFDIRNQSACKFDFNHGVVKKRQ